The genomic region ACCGTGCGCCCCACCACCCTGCCCGACCTGGAGCTCAGCGTGGATGACATCCTGGGATAGGGGAACCGCGCTCCGGGAGCAGCCCACGCTGCAGCTCTTTCTGGTTTACTTCTCCGGGATGCGGAGGACGCCGTCCTGCACCACCACGCGCCCGCGTTTGATCACCGTGTGGACCAGGCTGACGCCATACCGGTAGGCCAGATGCCGGTAATCCGGTGCCTCCAGGATCACGAGGTCTGCCGCCTTCCCCGGCTCCAGGCTCCCGATCTCATGGCCCAGCCCGACGGCGCAGGCCGCGTTGAGGGTGACGGCGGTCAGGGCCTCCGCCGGGCTGAGGCCCATATAGCGGGTCGCCAGGGCCATCATCATCGGCAACGATTCGCACCAAGAGGTCCCGGGGTTGAGGTCTGTAGCCAGGGCCAGGGCGCCCCCGGCGTCGATCAGCCGACGAGCCGGGGCATACCGTGTGCTCCCCAGCCCGAAGGAAGTCCCCGGGAGCATCACCCCGATGGTCTCCGAGCGGGCCAGCTGCTCCAGGTGCTCCGGCGGCGTGCTCACCAGGTGATCGACGCTGACCGCTCTCAGGGCCACCGCCAGGGGCACCGCTCCCAACGGGGGCTCGAACTCATCGGCGTGCACCTTGAGGCCGAACCCCAGGTCCTTCGCGGCCTCCAAGATGCGCCGGGTCTGCTCCGGATCGAAGGCCCCTCGCTCGCAGAACACGTCACAGAACCAGGCCGCCCGCCCATCCTCCCAGGGCGGACACCAGAGCCCGTGGTGGGCAAACCGCCAGGCCGCGACGGTGGGGAGCATCTCCTCGATCAGCACGGCCACGTAGGCGGAGGGATCCTCCTGGTATTCCGCCGGTATGGCATGGGCTCCCATGAACGTGGGCACCAGATCCAGAGGATGCGCCGCGTTCAATCGATGAAGGAGGTCCAGCAGACGACGCTCGGTTTCCCACTCCAGGCCGTATCCGGTCTTCGCCTCCGCGGTGGTTGTGCCGTGGAGCAGCATCCGGTCCATCCGGGCGCGGGTCTCCGCCATCAGCTGCTCGGGGGAGGCGGCCCGCGTGGCCCGCACGGTGGCGAGGATCCCTCCTCCCGCCTGCAGGATCTCCAGGTAGGTGGCCCCTTTCAGGCGCTGCTCGAACTCCGCGGCCCGATCCCCCGCCCAGATGAGGTGGGTATGGGGATCAACGAGGCCCGGGACCACCGCCCGGCCCCGGGCCTCGAGGATCTCCGCGGCCTCGGTGATCTGGGCCTCGATCTCCCGGGTGGGCCCCACCGCCACGATGCGGCCTTCCCGGATGGCCACAGCGCCGTCGGGGATCACGGTGAGGAGCCCCATGGCCGCCCCGCGCAGGGGCCCGCGCCCCCGCGGGGTGACCACCTGGGCAGCGTGACGGATCAACAGATCAACATTCACGGGATCCCTCCTCGACGAAGTACGGTCGCGCCGACTCATTTCAGCATCGGCATCTTGATCCCATGCCGGCGGGCGACTTCGATGGCTTTCTCGTAGCCGGCGTCCGCGTGGCGCACCACCCCCAGGCCCGGATCCGTTCGCAGCACCCGCTCCAGGCGCCACTCTGCCTCCTTTGTGCCGTCGGCCACCACCACCATCCCCGCGTGCTGGCTGTAGCCGATGCCGACGCCGCCGCCGTGGTGGAAGGCCACCCACGTGGCGCCGGCCACGGCGTTGAGCAGGGCATTGAGGATCGGCCAGTCGCTGATGGCGTCCGAGCCGTCCTTCATCCCCTCGGTCTCCCGATTGGGGCTGGCCACCGAGCCCGCGTCCAGGTGATCCCGCCCGATGACGATCGGCGCGCTCAGCTCCCCTTTACGCACCAGCTCGTTGAAGTAGAGCCCGGCCCGGTCGCGCTCCCCGTAGCCCAGCCAGCAGATCCGGGCAGGCAGCCCCTGGAACCGCACCCGCTTCTGCGCCATGGTGATCCAGCGGCGCAGGCTTTCGTTCTCGGGGAACAGCTCCAGGATGGCCTGATCCGTCCGATAGATGTCCTCGGCGTCCCCGGAGAGGGCGACCCAGCGGAAGGGACCCTTCCCCTCGCAGAACAGCGGCCGGATGTAAGCCTGCACGAACCCCGGATAGGCGAAGGCGTCCTTCACCCCCATCTCGTAAGCCTGCTGGCGCAGGTTGTTGCCGTAATCGAACACCACCGCCCCCGCCCGATGGAAGGCGAGCATGGCCTCCACGTGGACCGCCATGCTCTCCCTGGCCCGCCGGACGTAGGTTTGGGGATCTTTCGCCCGCAGCTCCTCTGCCTCCCACACGGAGAGCCCACGGGGGACATACATCAATGGATCGTGGGCGGGAGTCTGATCGGTCACCACGTCCGGGATGATGCCCCGGCGGGCAAGCTCGGGGAAGACCTCAGCGGCGTTGCCCAACAACCCAATGGAACGGGCCTGCCCCGCCTTCCGGTAGCGTTCCACCCGCCGCAGGGCCTCCTCCAGATCCTCCACGATCTCATCGAGGAACCCGTGCTCCAGGCGCCGCCGCGCCCGACGCGGGTCCACCTCCACGATCAGGCCCACCCCTTCGTTCATCGTGATGGCCAGGGGCTGGGCGCCGCCCATCTCCCCCAAGCCCGCCGTCAACACCCACCTCCCCTTAAGGCTGCCCCCGAAATGAGTCCGGGCGCAGGCCGCCAGCGTCTCATAGGTCCCCTGGAGGATCCCCTGGGTGCCGATGTAGATCCAGGCCCCGGCCGTCATCTGGCCGAACATGATCAGGCCCTTGCGCTCCAGCTCGTCGAAGACCTCCCAGGTGGCCCAGTGGGGGACCAAGTTGCTGTTGGCGATCAGGACGCGGGGGGCCAGCTCGTGGGTGCGGAAGATGGCGACCGGCTTGCCGGACTGCACCAGAAGGGTTTCGTCGGGCTCCAGATTGCGGAGGGCTTCCAGGATGGCGTAGAAGCATTCCCAGTTGCGGGCGGCCTTGCCGCGGCCGCCGTAGACGATCAGGTTCGCCGGATCAGCGGCCACCTCCGGATCCAGGTTGTTCTGGATCATCCGGTAGGCCGCTTCGATCTGCCAGTTCTTGCAGGTTAACGTGCTTCCCCGGGGCGCACGGATCACCGGGGCCGTCCCGCTCGCAGACATGGGGACCTC from Thermoflexus hugenholtzii JAD2 harbors:
- the hutI gene encoding imidazolonepropionase; its protein translation is MNVDLLIRHAAQVVTPRGRGPLRGAAMGLLTVIPDGAVAIREGRIVAVGPTREIEAQITEAAEILEARGRAVVPGLVDPHTHLIWAGDRAAEFEQRLKGATYLEILQAGGGILATVRATRAASPEQLMAETRARMDRMLLHGTTTAEAKTGYGLEWETERRLLDLLHRLNAAHPLDLVPTFMGAHAIPAEYQEDPSAYVAVLIEEMLPTVAAWRFAHHGLWCPPWEDGRAAWFCDVFCERGAFDPEQTRRILEAAKDLGFGLKVHADEFEPPLGAVPLAVALRAVSVDHLVSTPPEHLEQLARSETIGVMLPGTSFGLGSTRYAPARRLIDAGGALALATDLNPGTSWCESLPMMMALATRYMGLSPAEALTAVTLNAACAVGLGHEIGSLEPGKAADLVILEAPDYRHLAYRYGVSLVHTVIKRGRVVVQDGVLRIPEK
- the hutU gene encoding urocanate hydratase; protein product: MSASGTAPVIRAPRGSTLTCKNWQIEAAYRMIQNNLDPEVAADPANLIVYGGRGKAARNWECFYAILEALRNLEPDETLLVQSGKPVAIFRTHELAPRVLIANSNLVPHWATWEVFDELERKGLIMFGQMTAGAWIYIGTQGILQGTYETLAACARTHFGGSLKGRWVLTAGLGEMGGAQPLAITMNEGVGLIVEVDPRRARRRLEHGFLDEIVEDLEEALRRVERYRKAGQARSIGLLGNAAEVFPELARRGIIPDVVTDQTPAHDPLMYVPRGLSVWEAEELRAKDPQTYVRRARESMAVHVEAMLAFHRAGAVVFDYGNNLRQQAYEMGVKDAFAYPGFVQAYIRPLFCEGKGPFRWVALSGDAEDIYRTDQAILELFPENESLRRWITMAQKRVRFQGLPARICWLGYGERDRAGLYFNELVRKGELSAPIVIGRDHLDAGSVASPNRETEGMKDGSDAISDWPILNALLNAVAGATWVAFHHGGGVGIGYSQHAGMVVVADGTKEAEWRLERVLRTDPGLGVVRHADAGYEKAIEVARRHGIKMPMLK